The following are from one region of the Ischnura elegans chromosome X, ioIscEleg1.1, whole genome shotgun sequence genome:
- the LOC124171832 gene encoding uncharacterized protein LOC124171832, with translation MLKHLVRVIVALALFLPYVNASRYGNSAEKYAKFDTATNTDGLLKKNIFLMKMVKDEDFSTRLPPLKHGIEDVTASTADTKNIGKIGLTKTSERSDVESLDDESGNFGGNDEATIENSAFTVKNSKFVTRSIFYEKKEAHHKNSTQLKNGSEVEDSSPNAHSAEDRTEVKNASAGDKQEFENFGVSKTFNTSSTAESRDESGGTFGETDWADIENSTATEKSDYSVTWPALIKIGGKKTNNSHLMNNIKAKDFITRVDSLERAESMDAFTFGRKGNESVGVQKIFEKSLAESFDGESDSFNGEHLENFTATENPDDSLSVPKLAETEGKLEKKSDHVRKMKDEDSNSTLSSPGKSTADVNATGDGVMKKLEKILVEFLKENSSTFRGNNGQRKTKTNTTEKSNDLERGTASVWNEAQWMNNTELMSGIKVEDPSTGVVSAEDTTSAINSSDSENKKTDVKAPKSPKSDHNVRGTLRRNQYDHKKNITAKNGLGSWPKFAEVHGQPESMIIRKEKMSESSATVASDDNIYVTDIGNEEIKRVSTQMTPKNPLSVFINEYGKSLIGSERADKKNFTTKEKPDYFAIWPMINITELKIKNLSLPLGKIRIDDPSFDFPSLEKNAGSANASKIYSGIIEKVLMGRAAADQDKLKKPLKEGDSSMKNKTASVHTTEKNPKFGVLMEVIYAAIFALTVSVLVAIFSTLKKAISDKRRAKIQGAQEPINK, from the exons ATGCTGAAACATTTAGTTAGAGTAATAGTTGCCCTCGCACTATTTTTACCCTACGTAAATGCATCGAGATACGGAAATTCAGCCGAGAAGTATGCCAAATTCGACACTGCAACCAATACCGACGGTCtacttaagaaaaatatttttctgatgaaGATGGTGAAAGATGAAGATTTCAGCACACGTTTGCCGCCCCTGAAACACGGAATTGAAGACGTGACTGCTTCCACTGCCGATaccaaaaatattggaaagattGGCCTTACGAAGACATCTGAGAGGTCTGACGTGGAATCACTCGATGATGAAAGCGGCAATTTTGGAGGAAACGACGAGGCAACTATTGAAAATTCAGCCTTTACagttaaaaatagtaaatttgtaACTAGATCgatattttacgagaaaaaagAAGCTCATCATAAGAACAGCACTCAACTTAAGAATGGGTCAGAGGTTGAAGACTCCAGCCCTAATGCACATTCTGCTGAAGACAGGACCGAAGTCAAGAATGCCTCCGCTGGAGACAAacaagaatttgaaaattttggcgTCTCAAAGACATTCAATACGTCATCTACTGCCGAGTCCCGTGATGAAAGTGGTGGCACCTTCGGAGAGACTGATTGGGCAGACATCGAAAATTCCACCGCAACAGAAAAATCTGACTATTCGGTAACTTGGCCGGCATTGATCAAGATTGGCGGTAAAAAAACGAATAACAGTCACCTTATGAACAACATTAAAGCTAAGGACTTCATCACCCGGGTAGACTCCCTTGAAAGAGCAGAAAGCATGGATGCATTCACTTTCGGtaggaaaggaaatgaaagtgTTGGTGTACAGAAGATATTTGAGAAGTCTTTGGCGGAATCATTTGATGGAGAGAGCGACAGTTTCAACGGTgaacatcttgaaaatttcactgcGACAGAAAATCCTGACGATTCCTTAAGTGTGCCGAAACTTGCCGAAACCGAAGGTAAGCTTGAGAAAAAGAGTGACCACGTGAGAAAGATGAAGGATGAAGACTCAAACTCAACCTTGTCCTCTCCTGGAAAGAGCACTGCAGACGTGAATGCCACCGGAGATGGCGTgatgaagaaattggagaagatTCTGGTGGAATTCCTAAAAGAAAATAGCAGCACTTTCAGGGGAAACAACGGGCAAcgcaagacaaaaacaaatacgacAGAGAAATCAAATGATTTGGAGAGGGGAACGGCATCTGTTTGGAATGAAGCTCAGTGGATGAACAATACTGAACTAATGAGCGGGATCAAAGTTGAAGACCCCAGCACTGGTGTGGTTTCCGCTGAAGATACAACATCTGCAATCAACTCTTCGGACAGCGAAAACAAAAAAACTGATGTGAAGGCACCCAAAAGCCCTAAATCTGACCATAATGTCCGTGGCACCTTGAGAAGAAACCAATATGATCATAAGAAAAATATCACCGCGAAAAATGGTTTGGGAAGTTGGCCAAAATTTGCCGAAGTCCATGGTCAACCTGAGAGCATGATAATCCGCAAGGAGAAAATGAGCGAATCCAGCGCTACTGTTGCTTCTGATGATAATATTTATGTCACCGATATCGGCAACGAAGAAATTAAAAGGGTCAGCACCCAAATGACACCAAAGAATCCTTTGTCGGTATTCATCAACGAGTACGGCAAAAGTCTCATTGGAAGTGAGCGTGCAGACAAGAAAAATTTTACTACGAAAGAAAAACCTGACTATTTTGCAATCTGGCCGATGATAAATATTACTGAATTGAAAATTAAGAACCTCAGTCTTCCCTTGGGCAAAATTAGGATTGACGACCCCAGCTTTGATTTTCCCTCTCTTGAAAAAAATGCGGGATCCGCGAATGCCTCCAAAATCTACAGCGGAATTATTGAGAAAGTCCTGATGGGAAGAGCAGCAGCTGACCAGGATAAACTGAAGAAGCCACTTAAAGAAGGCGATAGTTCCATGAAAAACAAGACTGCTTCTGTTCATACTACCGAGAAGAATCCAAAATTTGGG GTTTTGATGGAAGTGATTTACGCCGCAATTTTTGCTTTAACTGTTAGCGTCCTCGTAGCCATTTTCTCAACCCTGAAAAAGGCAATTTCTGACAAAAGACGGGCAAAGATCCAAGGCGCTCAGGAACCAATCAATAAATGA